In the genome of Brachypodium distachyon strain Bd21 chromosome 3, Brachypodium_distachyon_v3.0, whole genome shotgun sequence, the window CGTGCTGCAGACTCGTGCTGCCAGACTGCAGGAAAATGAATTAATACGTACTCTACTCCACATGTTAGCCAAAAGGGCGCATTCAACGCCAGCTCACCGGTGATATTTTAGCAAAAGGCCAAGGTGGGGTACGTAGTCATATATGATGGCCTCTGCCAAAAACATCCGGGAACTGAAAGCCCTGAAGTATCCAATTCTCGTACGAAAATATATGCGCTGCAGTGACAAAAACAAACAGTTTTTCTTTAAGGAGGATGAGTCTGCAGTGAACGTTCAGAGAGCAGTTttaagcccaaccaaacaggacCTTAAAGCTGCTGTGAATTACTACTCGTAAGAGTCAGAATAATAGTGGGTTATAAGCTGACTACAAGaattaaaatattattttgatgcttagttggaggagagagaaaagaaatggcTGTTAACTAATAGCCAGTTGCAACACGTGCTCGTAGGCACCTTGTGAAACTGGAATGTGGGTTTGCTATTAATGAAATAGTGTTTCTTATAGCCAATTTATTATACATGCTGACTATTATACTACTTAAAGATGACATGGCAATGCTTACGGCCAGCAACAGGCTATAGCTATTAATCTCGCTCTAAGAAGATTTGAGAGAAGTTTATTGCTATATAATGGGTCAAACATACTGAACCAGGATAAATTAATCATGTGGTCCTTTTCGTAGTGTCCTTCCTCCTGGAGCCAATATATAGGCAGATACGTTTACGAACGGTCAATGCTAATCAATTACCATCGTGCATGGCCGTACTTAGCATGACACTTGATGGACCGTTGTGCATCAACGTGTGCAAGGACGGTTAATTTGCTTCACTAGAGTACATTAAGCACTGTAGTGGAGTAGGGGTGTAGCGTACTAGCGTGCACGCAGGAGCACGGCGATTCTTGTGCAAGAGGCTCACGCAGCGCCGGAGGCAGAGAGGCGAGGAACCGCGTGACCCCCGTGAAAGCGGAAACCCGGGAGGGGAAAAGCGTATGTTATCGGCGTGCAGAATTGGCGCTCACGGCCAGCCGCGCGTTGCCGTACCACGGCAGGCACACCAAGGCAACACGGCCACAGCATTCACCGTGCCCAGATTACTTTAGCCAGTTCAGTTGTTCCATTTGAGTCCTTGACGGTCTCTGTTTGCAGCAACTTCTTTTACGGATTCAGCGCGCGACATTCTCAAAGATGTGGAGTACAGTAGGTGTCTTTTGATTCAAGGAGGTTTTGactttttgagagagagagagagagagagagagaggggggatTCAGTACGTGGTTGGAAATCCTGTAGTAAAACGGTGGTCGGCGattggctggctggctggcctCGCTGCTGCAGTGCGGTGCAGAGTGTGTCCGATGGATGACACAGGAGGTGACATGACAGGCCTAACTAGCTCGCGTTATTGGTTGGGCGTTGGACACCGGCGACCGAAGCCAGAAGCCAAAAGCCAATGGAGTTTGGAGGCCCCGCCCGGGCGCCGGCCCGCATTAAACCCCACCACACGCATGCCAATGCCACATCCCATCCCGCAGCAGCAGTTGAGCCGCATCCCCTGCGTGCGCCGCCCGCGCTAGAGAGAACCACCAACCGCGCAGTCACAGCTCACGTTAAGCCACCCTATATATCTCGCTCTCTGCGCCCCTCTTTACGCCACACTCGCTCAACCCACACCAGACACCAGCGCTAATTAACCCGCACGTAAATACTCCTACGTAGCACTCACAAACTCGCCGCGGCCACCTTCATTTTGCAACTCCAGGCCGGCCATGGagttgctgccgctgctgtcGTGGCTCCTCCTGGCCTTTGCGTCATCCTACCTCGCACATCTCGCggtctcccgccgccgccgctcccgctgCTACCTCCTGGGCTACGCGTGCCACAAGCCCTCCGACGACCGCAAAGTCACGACCGAGATGGCCGGCGCCGTCATCGAGCGGAACAAGCGCCTCGGCCTTCCCGACTACCGCTTCCTCCTCAAGGTCATCGTCAACTCCGGCATCGGCGAGCACACCTACTCCCCCCGCAACGTGCTCGACGGGCGCGAGGAGTCCGCCACGCACCTCGACGCGCTGGACGAGATGGACGCCTTCTTCGACGACGCCGTGGCCCGGGTCTTCGCCACGACCGGCGTCTCCCCGCGCCAAGTCGACCTCCTCGTCCTCAACGTGGGCTCCTTCTCCCCGGCCCCTTCCCTGGCGTCGCGGGTGGCGTCCAGGTTCGGCATGCGGGACGACGTCATGGCCTACAACCTCTCCGGCATGGGCTGCAGCGCCGGGCTCGTGTCCGTGGACCTCGCCCGCCGCGTCATGCTCACGCGGCCAGGGGCAACAATGGCGCTCGTGGTCACCTCGGAATCCTGCGCGCCCAACTGGTACAACGGGACGGACAAGTCCATGATGCTGGGGAACTGCCTCTtccgctgcggcggcgcggcggccctGCTCACCAACGACCCGGCGCTCCGGGGACGCGCCAAGATGGAGCTGAAATGCCTCGTGCGCGCCCACATCGGCGCCCACGACGACGCGCACGCGGCCGCCGTGCACAGGGAGGACGCCGACGGGCGCCTCGGGGTCAGCCTCAGCAAGAACCTCCCGAAGGCCGCCGTCCGCGCCTTCACCGAGAACCTCCAGCGGCTGGCCCCGCGGATCCTGCCAGCCTCGGAGCTCGCGCGGTTCACCTTCCGGCTCCTGGCACGGAAGCTCCTCCGCCATGGCGGGCGCAAGGTGGTCAAGTTTGAAGGGCCCAAGATCGACTTCAAGACTGGCGTCGACCACTTCTGCCTCCACCCGGGTGGCACGGCGGTGATAGATGCCGTGAGGAAGAACCTCGGGCTCAACGGCTACGATGTCGAGCCGGCCACCATGACGCTCCACCGCTGGGGGAACACGTCGGCCAGCAGCCTCTGGTACGTGCTCTCCTACATGGAGGCCAAGAGGCGGCTCAAGGCAGGGGACAGGGTGCTCATGGTGACATTTGGGTCTGGGTTCAAGTGCAACAGCTGCTACTGGGAAGTGACCAAGGATTTGGACGACGCCGGCGTCTGGGAAGACTGCATCGACGACTACCCGCCGGC includes:
- the LOC100824293 gene encoding 3-ketoacyl-CoA synthase 12; its protein translation is MELLPLLSWLLLAFASSYLAHLAVSRRRRSRCYLLGYACHKPSDDRKVTTEMAGAVIERNKRLGLPDYRFLLKVIVNSGIGEHTYSPRNVLDGREESATHLDALDEMDAFFDDAVARVFATTGVSPRQVDLLVLNVGSFSPAPSLASRVASRFGMRDDVMAYNLSGMGCSAGLVSVDLARRVMLTRPGATMALVVTSESCAPNWYNGTDKSMMLGNCLFRCGGAAALLTNDPALRGRAKMELKCLVRAHIGAHDDAHAAAVHREDADGRLGVSLSKNLPKAAVRAFTENLQRLAPRILPASELARFTFRLLARKLLRHGGRKVVKFEGPKIDFKTGVDHFCLHPGGTAVIDAVRKNLGLNGYDVEPATMTLHRWGNTSASSLWYVLSYMEAKRRLKAGDRVLMVTFGSGFKCNSCYWEVTKDLDDAGVWEDCIDDYPPATMVNPYTEKFGWVNDLQGQGGAGFPF